The following proteins are encoded in a genomic region of Spirosoma sp. SC4-14:
- a CDS encoding fasciclin domain-containing protein has product MTNSFSVLLSRLAVLGLLLTIALGCSKSENTVADPKTITDQILEDKQFSLLKAAMNYSGAGDALKGANLTFFAPNDSAFYRSGITSEAAITAMAKDQVKNILLYHTLYAPVSLSAIPSGVNAVQTASQSIAYLNNMGGGMVYINNAKIIQPDIKAANGIIHIIDHVLSPSTGSLLTTIQNTDNLTFLSAALKRIASSNPSLITSLNNTAATNPLTVFAPNDNAFMVSGYRTISAIETASPQTLSSLLSYHMVSGLSLRSNLKTGSVTTLLANNKINITVTNDVVTIKGNKNTLAATIRTADIIANNGVIHIIDQVLQP; this is encoded by the coding sequence ATGACTAACTCTTTTTCGGTGCTCCTGAGCCGCCTGGCGGTTCTGGGGCTGTTGCTGACAATAGCACTGGGCTGTTCTAAAAGCGAGAATACCGTTGCTGATCCTAAAACCATAACCGATCAGATTCTGGAAGATAAGCAGTTTAGTCTGCTAAAGGCAGCGATGAATTATTCGGGTGCCGGCGATGCGCTCAAAGGGGCTAATCTGACCTTTTTTGCCCCAAACGATTCCGCGTTTTACAGGTCGGGGATTACGTCAGAAGCGGCTATTACGGCCATGGCGAAAGATCAGGTGAAAAATATCCTGCTCTATCATACATTGTATGCGCCTGTGTCGCTCTCTGCCATTCCATCGGGCGTTAATGCGGTACAAACGGCCAGTCAGTCAATTGCGTATTTGAATAATATGGGCGGGGGGATGGTGTATATCAACAATGCAAAGATTATACAACCCGACATTAAGGCCGCCAATGGCATTATCCATATCATCGACCATGTGCTTTCGCCGTCAACGGGATCGCTGTTGACTACAATCCAGAATACCGATAACCTAACGTTTTTGAGCGCTGCTCTGAAACGGATTGCATCCAGTAATCCATCGTTGATTACGTCGCTGAACAATACGGCCGCTACGAATCCATTAACCGTTTTTGCGCCTAATGACAATGCCTTTATGGTGTCCGGTTATAGAACAATATCGGCTATTGAAACCGCTTCGCCCCAAACACTGTCGTCGTTACTTTCCTATCATATGGTGTCGGGTCTATCACTGCGATCTAACCTGAAAACGGGGTCGGTAACTACATTGCTTGCCAACAATAAAATCAACATAACCGTAACTAACGATGTGGTAACCATTAAGGGTAATAAGAATACGCTGGCTGCAACTATCAGAACAGCCGATATAATTGCCAATAATGGCGTCATTCATATCATCGATCAGGTGCTGCAACCGTAA
- a CDS encoding FKBP-type peptidyl-prolyl cis-trans isomerase, translating to MRKFHLSILSALFMLGLASCMKESADPSSEYFKQNDQQIKAYTDTSKLSWQSTSSGLYYAITTANSTAKKATVGDQAEFSYKSYNLSGALVDSTTAGSPVYYPLGIQAILAGLEEGLLLMHEGERATFLLPSYLAYGSAAVNANLPAYSVVRFDVKLARSRTETEQIQQYIADKKLTVTDSSSTGLKIIKTVTNPTGATLTAGQTITIKYKGKMLRSATAFDSTGAGTFDATLGQSKYVAGFEAGLSKLRVGESATIIFPSALGYGTTGVVSGNTYIVTPYAPLLFELQVISAK from the coding sequence ATGCGAAAGTTTCATTTATCAATTCTTAGTGCCTTGTTTATGCTTGGATTGGCCTCTTGTATGAAAGAGAGTGCTGATCCGTCGAGTGAGTATTTTAAGCAGAACGATCAGCAGATTAAAGCGTATACCGACACCAGCAAATTAAGCTGGCAATCTACATCCTCAGGATTATATTATGCCATTACAACGGCGAATTCCACGGCGAAAAAAGCTACGGTTGGCGACCAGGCTGAATTTTCGTATAAGTCTTATAACCTGAGTGGTGCGTTAGTCGATAGTACTACTGCTGGTAGCCCTGTTTATTATCCGCTGGGAATTCAGGCTATTCTGGCTGGTCTTGAAGAGGGGTTGTTGCTTATGCATGAGGGAGAGCGTGCTACTTTCCTGTTACCTTCCTATCTGGCCTATGGAAGCGCGGCTGTCAATGCCAATTTGCCTGCCTATTCGGTTGTTCGGTTTGATGTTAAACTAGCCCGCTCGCGTACCGAAACCGAGCAAATTCAGCAGTACATAGCCGATAAGAAACTGACCGTTACCGATTCGTCGTCTACCGGATTGAAGATTATTAAGACCGTAACGAACCCTACCGGCGCTACATTGACAGCGGGCCAGACCATCACGATCAAGTATAAAGGGAAAATGCTTCGGTCTGCAACTGCCTTCGATAGTACAGGGGCCGGTACATTTGATGCAACGCTTGGGCAGAGTAAGTATGTAGCTGGGTTTGAAGCGGGGCTGTCAAAACTACGGGTTGGCGAGTCGGCAACGATCATCTTTCCGTCGGCTCTTGGTTATGGCACTACAGGTGTAGTTAGCGGCAATACATACATCGTTACACCCTATGCACCGTTGCTGTTTGAGCTACAGGTAATATCTGCTAAATAA
- a CDS encoding MBL fold metallo-hydrolase, with product MWTRVLLLLGVLLLVIVLAALVIGYLISAPRYKGPVSDHFDGKEFYNLNGAKAKGFWEAIRWMLTRDQGRWPAYHNDPPGPPPPARVDGRAVRVTFINHSTVLLQFDGLNVLTDPVYYERVSPFQFAGPKRNNPPGIRFDNLPKIDVLILSHNHWDHLDIGTVRKLCDRDRPHVFCPLGVKAFLEKEGCQNVQEMDWRQSVAYNDSTTIHCVPAQHFSGRGLFDRDATLWAGFIIDSKVAGRLYFVGDTGYGPFLKEIGRQFGPLRLALIPIGAYKPRWFMSPIHCSPDQAVEIHEDVRSEQSIAIHFGTFPLADDGARDPIDDLEKALAAKNIPANRFKALKTGASLIVN from the coding sequence ATGTGGACCCGAGTTCTGCTTCTGTTAGGAGTGCTTCTGCTTGTTATCGTTCTGGCCGCTCTGGTCATTGGCTACCTGATTTCGGCCCCCCGCTATAAAGGTCCGGTTAGCGATCATTTTGATGGGAAAGAATTTTATAATCTGAATGGAGCAAAGGCCAAAGGGTTTTGGGAAGCAATTCGCTGGATGCTGACCCGCGATCAGGGGCGGTGGCCTGCCTATCATAACGACCCACCCGGGCCACCACCGCCAGCGCGTGTCGATGGTCGAGCCGTGCGGGTTACGTTTATCAATCATTCAACGGTATTGCTGCAATTCGATGGCCTCAATGTGCTGACAGACCCTGTTTATTACGAACGGGTAAGTCCATTTCAGTTTGCGGGTCCAAAGCGAAACAATCCGCCCGGCATCCGATTCGACAACCTACCCAAAATCGACGTATTGATTTTGAGCCATAACCACTGGGATCATCTGGATATTGGCACCGTTCGGAAGCTGTGCGACCGCGACCGACCACACGTTTTTTGTCCACTCGGTGTAAAAGCTTTTCTGGAAAAGGAAGGCTGTCAGAACGTGCAGGAAATGGACTGGCGGCAATCGGTGGCTTATAACGACAGCACGACTATTCATTGCGTACCAGCGCAGCATTTTTCGGGCCGGGGCCTGTTTGATCGGGATGCAACGCTTTGGGCTGGCTTTATTATCGACAGCAAAGTGGCGGGTAGGCTATATTTTGTCGGCGATACCGGTTATGGGCCGTTTCTGAAAGAAATTGGTCGGCAGTTTGGTCCGTTGCGACTAGCTCTGATTCCAATTGGCGCTTATAAACCCCGGTGGTTTATGTCGCCCATTCATTGTTCGCCCGATCAGGCTGTGGAGATTCATGAAGACGTTCGATCAGAACAGAGTATAGCCATTCATTTTGGTACTTTTCCTCTAGCCGACGATGGTGCCCGCGATCCTATTGACGATTTAGAAAAGGCTTTGGCTGCAAAAAATATCCCGGCCAATCGCTTCAAAGCCTTGAAAACGGGAGCAAGTCTGATCGTAAATTGA